From the genome of Haloplanus vescus:
GTCCGCCGGGCCATCGACACCCCACCGATCCACGACCGTAGCCCTTACTCTCCCTGACGGCGAGTCGTCAGTATGGACCGGCCCTGCGTCCGCGTCCCCCGCGAGTCGGGGGAGCAGACCCGACAGGAACTCGCCGCGGCGGGACTGCTCGACGAGGACCACCAAATCGTCGTCGACGACGGCACGCTCTATCTCCCCGTCACCGACGCCGACGCCCTCGACGACGCCCACGAAGTCGTCTACCGCGACGTTCCCACCCACGACGGCCAAGAGACACCCGCGGACATCCTCGGCTTCGACCCCTCCTACGAACGCCTCGGGGACATCGCCATCCTCGACGAGGACGACCCGGCACGCGCGAGCGATATCGCCACGGGCATCCTCGACTCCGACCTGCCCGTCGCGGCCGTCGTCGACCGCGCTTCGAAGGTGAAAGGCGACCTCCGCGTTCGCGACTGGGACGTGGTCGCCGCCGCGGACGACGCCGCCCGCCCCGTCACCGAAACCGTCCACCGCGAGTACGGCTTCGAGTATCTGCTCGACATCTCCGAAGTCTACTTCTCGCCGCGCCTCGCGACCGAACGCCACCGCGTCACCGAACAGGTCGCGGCGGGCGAACAGGCGGTCGACATGTTCGCCGGCGTCGGCCCCTTCGCCATCCCGATGGCCGCGCGGGGGGCGACGGTCGTCGGCGTCGACCTCAACCCCGCGGCGGTCGAGTACCTCCGCGAGAACGCCCGGCGCAACGGCGTCGCGGACCGCGTGACCGCCATCGAGGGCGACGTGCGCGACGTGGCCGCCGACTACGACGGCTGGGCCGACCGAATCGTGATGAACCTCCCCCACAGCGCCGACGACTTCCTCGACGCCGCGGTCACCCTCGCCGGCGACGACTGCACCCTCCACTACTACGACATCCAACACGAGGACGACCCCTTCGGCCCGGGCGAGCGAGCGATTCGTGAGGCTGCCGAAGGGTACGACGTGGAGGTGGCGACTCGACACGTCGTCCGGTCGTACGCCCCCCACGAACTCAACGTCTGTCTGGACGTTCGCCTGTCACGATAGGCAATCCGTTTCGGAACCCTTATTTGAACCATGGCAGTACGATTGGGTGGCGCCGGAGTAGCTCAGCTGGCAGAGCGATTCCTTCGTAAGGAATAGGCCGAGGGTTCAAATCCCTCCTCCGGCTTAAGGTCGCCTACGGCTCCCTTGTGAGCGTAAATGTACCTTTCAGGGCCTAACACTTGAGTCTGCCCCTGAAATCGCCTATTCGACAAAGACATTTGAGTAGGTCTACCCACCCTCTATTGCCGGTGACATTTCTTTAGGTCAACTATGGGAAGCCGCGCTGTCTTGCGATTAGCAAAAATGAGGCTCTAACAAGCGAGAACGGGTATTAGGGCTTTCTCAGCGTGATTCCCTCTTTCTCATGTCGCTCGCCCCACGGTTGTTACATCAATCTATCTCGCAAGCCCGCTGTGTAACGTAACCTGCTCACAAAATATCTCAAATTTGGCGAGATTGTGGGGCTTCTCTGTTCTCCACCCTTCTCGCCGCTAACAATCAACTTCAACAAATCCTACGAAGGACCCCCGGCTCTTTCCATCTCCGTCCGATAGTTCATATGACCCTGACCGAGAGTGGTAACGAAGACTTCCTTCCTGATGAAAGTCTACAAATACAATTCGGGTTCAGAGTCTTACGACCTTATTGCGACAATTGAAGACGATGGGACAATCATCGGAGCGTCGGCGTTCGCGTCCCGAGTCGAAGAGGTCCTAACACGGGTAGAGGAGAAGGGTGTGGAAAGAGCAGAAGTGATTGAGTCCGTGAAGGAGATAGTCGAACGGCGCTACAATAACGGCCATTACTCAACTGTCCGGTGAGTCCTTGAAATAGAATCTGTAACGGCGGGAAGGGGATTAGGGAGAAGACTCATTCCCGCCGTTAGGGGAACCCTCGAAGAACATCACCGCAGGAGATAACACACCGCGAGTAGATTGGACCAGTATGCCCCTGTCGCTCGAAGACTTGGATTCTCACCTTTTCAAGTGTGCCGACATTATTCGAGATGCCGTCGACCCGACCGACTACAAGGAGTACATTCTCCCGCTGGTCTACTACAAGACCATTTCTGACGAATTCGAGAAACAGTACGCCGAGAACGTCGAAGAGTACGGTGAGGACCTTGCCCGTCAGCAGAACCTCTACAGTATTCCCGTCGTCCCCGAGGGCTACCTATGGAGCGACCTTCGCGCCGTTTCCGACAACGTAGACCAAGCCCTGAACGAAGCCTTTGACGCGCTCACCGAGGAAAATCCTGAACTCCAAGGTCTGTTCCGCGCCGATTACATCGACGCCGACGCGCTGAACGACGACCGACTTGGAAAACTTGTCGAACACCTCTCGAAGCACGACCTTGACCGCGACAGTATTCCCCCGGATATGCTCGGGGAGGCGTACATGGATTTGGTGCGCCACTTCGCTGAGGAAGAGGGGAAATCCGGCGGGCAGTTCTTCACGCCACCGCACATCGTCAATCTCTGCGTTCGGCTTGTAGACGAGTTCGAGGACGGAATGACGTTCCACGACCCGACCGTTGGTTCGGGCGGAATGCTCATTGAGGCCGCTCGATACTACCGCGAAGAGCAAGGCGGCGACCCGTCAAAACTGACGTTCACGGGGCAGGAAATCAATCCAGATATTGCCGCAATTGCGAAGATGAACCTCTCCATTCACGGACTGAACGGGGAGATTGAGCGCGAGGACTCTCTCTCAAATCCCGCGTTCACGAACGAGGACGAACAGGAACTCACGCGCTTCGACCGTGTTCTTGCCAATTTCCCCTTCTCGGCTGATTGGGCAAAAGACGACCTCCAAGACGACCCCTACGGGCGCTTCGACTGGCACGAGAAACTACCGCGTGCCGACCGAGGGGACTACGCCTTCATCATGCACATGGCGAAGCAACTCAAGCGTCCCGAGGAAGACGGTAGCGGCGGGAAGGCGGCTATCGTCATTCCTCACGGCGTACTGTTCCGGAAACACGAGTCGCGGTATCGGGAATATATGCTGGAGGAGAATATGGTGGAGGCTGTCGTCGGACTTCCCGAGAATTTGTTCCAGAACAACTCGATACCCTCCGCTGTCCTCGTGTTGAACACGGACAAGCCAGCCGAACGTGAGGGCGAAGTACAGTTCATTCACGCCGCCGACGAAGCGTTCTACGAGGAATTATCGAATCAGAACGAACTCACCGAGGACGGCCTTAACCACATCATCGAGAACTTCCGTGGGTGGACGACCGAGGAGCGCGTGAGTCGAACGGTGTCGCTCGATGAGATTCGAGAGAACGACTACAATCTCAATATCGCCCTGTACGTCGATACGACTGAACCAGAGGAGGATATTGACGTGACAGAGGAACTGGCGAAGTTACGGGAATTGCAGGCCGAGCGAGACGAAATTGAGGCGACAATGAGCGAGCATATGGAGGCGCTGAACTATGAGTGAGGAGGCGAATTTGGACGAATTCGTTGGAGGTGACAACGCCGATTCCTCAGAATGGATGATACGCTCCCTTGGTGAGTTGGCGGAGTACCAGAATGGAAACGCATTCAGCAAGAGCGAGTGGGGCGATGAGGGGTACCCCATCATCCGGATTCAGAATCTGACTGGTGAACAAGATGATTTCAATTACTTTGACGGTGATTTGGAGGAACGGTATAAGGTAGAGGCTGGAGACACACTCCTATCTTGGTCTGCAACGATTGACGTATTCCAATGGTCAGGGCCTACAGCGGCCCTAAATCAGCATATATTCCGTGTTGATTCCTCAGATGATGTTAACGATACGTTCTATCGATTCAAATTAGAGCATCTACTACCAGAATTAGTGGCTCTCTCTCACGGGAGTACGATGCAACACGTCCGGAAGGCTGACTTGGTGAATGTTGATGCGAACATTCCTCCACTCCCTGAACAGCGCAAAATCGCCACCATCCTCTACACCGTTGACCAAGCGATTGAGAAGACTGAAGACGTTATTAATCGGCTTAACCGGGTACAGAAGGGTACACTCAGGAACCTATTCCGGGACGGCGTTGGAAAGCAGTCTGAAACCAAGACAACCCCTATGGGGCAGTTCCCGAAAGATTGGGAATTGAAAACTATGGAAAGCGTCGGTTCTCTGATTAATGGAAATGCGTTCCCTAAAGAATATCAAGGGAGTTCCGAGGGTGACTACCCATTTGTGAAAGTAAGCGACACTAATGATTACCGAAGATACGTTTCAGGGGCGCAAAATTATATCCCGCAAGAAATTGCTGAAGAAATCGGATGTAATATCCATCCTGAGGGGACAGTTATTCTCCCGAAACGAGGGGCGGCTATAATGACAAATAAGAGGAGAATATTGGCTCAAGATTCTGCGATAGACAATAACCAAATCGGTATTGTCGGAGAAAAAGTGAAACCTCTCTTTCTGTATTACTATCTCTCAGATGTGGATATGGGTCGCTTTGTTCAGGAGGGTGCAGTCAAATCTCTCACAAAATCTCTCCTCTCAAAAATTCGTGTTCCCGTACCACCTATAGAGATACAATCAAAAATAGTGACTATTCTGGAGAGTATTGACAAGGAGATTGAGGCGGAGAAAAGAGTCAAGACACATCAGGAACGTCTCAAACGCGGCCTAATGCAAGACCTTCTCTCGGGAACAGTCCGAACGACCGACACTAACATACAGGTGCCCGAAGAAATCACCAAGTATGGTTAGCATCCCATCCGAGGGTGGGGTCGAGCGGTCGCTTCTCTCGTGGCTTGACGGCGTTGGATGGGAGACACACGGATTAGACGGCGGGCGAGGTGCTGGCGTTCTCGATGACGCCTACGAGCGGAGTCCTCACGAAGTTATCTACTGGAACCTCCTCGCCGAGCAGGTCGTCGCGCTCAACGAAGACGTTACCGAGGATAACGTAGAGAAATTCATCTCCTCGCTAAAGCGTGACCTTGACGCCGAGAATCTGATGGACGGAAACAGGGGCTTCCATCGACTACTCACGAAGGGCAAGACCTTCTCCGTCCAGCGTGACAACGGGTCGACCGAGACGGTCTACGTTGACCTGATAGACTACGAAAATCCCGAGAACAACCGCCTTCACGCCGTTAATCAATTCTCTGTCTCCCGCGAGACGACCATCCGTCCTGACGTGTCCCTGTTCGTCAACGGGATTCCGCTCGTGACGATGGAACTGAAGAGTCTCGCACAGGACAACGACTGGCACGACGCGGTGAGCGACCTCAAAGACTACGAGGAAGACCTATCCCGTCTGTTCATTCCCGGCCTGTTCAATATCGCCGCCGATACGATGGAACTGCGGTATGGGGCAGTGGGCGTCCCGAAGGAGTTCTACGAACCGTGGAACGACGCGCCTCCTGAGTACGAGACTGATAACGGCATGAAGCAGGCAGTTAAGGCGCTCTGTAACCCCGCTACCATCCTTGACCTGCTGAAGAACTTCGTCTTCTACGAGCGGCGGGCCGGCGGGGATGCCAAAATCATTCCCCGGTATATGCAATACTATGCCGTTGATGCAATCCTCCA
Proteins encoded in this window:
- a CDS encoding restriction endonuclease subunit S, which translates into the protein MSEEANLDEFVGGDNADSSEWMIRSLGELAEYQNGNAFSKSEWGDEGYPIIRIQNLTGEQDDFNYFDGDLEERYKVEAGDTLLSWSATIDVFQWSGPTAALNQHIFRVDSSDDVNDTFYRFKLEHLLPELVALSHGSTMQHVRKADLVNVDANIPPLPEQRKIATILYTVDQAIEKTEDVINRLNRVQKGTLRNLFRDGVGKQSETKTTPMGQFPKDWELKTMESVGSLINGNAFPKEYQGSSEGDYPFVKVSDTNDYRRYVSGAQNYIPQEIAEEIGCNIHPEGTVILPKRGAAIMTNKRRILAQDSAIDNNQIGIVGEKVKPLFLYYYLSDVDMGRFVQEGAVKSLTKSLLSKIRVPVPPIEIQSKIVTILESIDKEIEAEKRVKTHQERLKRGLMQDLLSGTVRTTDTNIQVPEEITKYG
- a CDS encoding type I restriction-modification system subunit M, with the protein product MPLSLEDLDSHLFKCADIIRDAVDPTDYKEYILPLVYYKTISDEFEKQYAENVEEYGEDLARQQNLYSIPVVPEGYLWSDLRAVSDNVDQALNEAFDALTEENPELQGLFRADYIDADALNDDRLGKLVEHLSKHDLDRDSIPPDMLGEAYMDLVRHFAEEEGKSGGQFFTPPHIVNLCVRLVDEFEDGMTFHDPTVGSGGMLIEAARYYREEQGGDPSKLTFTGQEINPDIAAIAKMNLSIHGLNGEIEREDSLSNPAFTNEDEQELTRFDRVLANFPFSADWAKDDLQDDPYGRFDWHEKLPRADRGDYAFIMHMAKQLKRPEEDGSGGKAAIVIPHGVLFRKHESRYREYMLEENMVEAVVGLPENLFQNNSIPSAVLVLNTDKPAEREGEVQFIHAADEAFYEELSNQNELTEDGLNHIIENFRGWTTEERVSRTVSLDEIRENDYNLNIALYVDTTEPEEDIDVTEELAKLRELQAERDEIEATMSEHMEALNYE
- a CDS encoding class I SAM-dependent methyltransferase translates to MDRPCVRVPRESGEQTRQELAAAGLLDEDHQIVVDDGTLYLPVTDADALDDAHEVVYRDVPTHDGQETPADILGFDPSYERLGDIAILDEDDPARASDIATGILDSDLPVAAVVDRASKVKGDLRVRDWDVVAAADDAARPVTETVHREYGFEYLLDISEVYFSPRLATERHRVTEQVAAGEQAVDMFAGVGPFAIPMAARGATVVGVDLNPAAVEYLRENARRNGVADRVTAIEGDVRDVAADYDGWADRIVMNLPHSADDFLDAAVTLAGDDCTLHYYDIQHEDDPFGPGERAIREAAEGYDVEVATRHVVRSYAPHELNVCLDVRLSR